A stretch of DNA from Pseudomonas sp. HN11:
GCGCAGGTCGGTGCTCATGCCGCTGACGGTTTCCAGGCGCGCTTCGGGACAGGCGCGGACAAAAACCGAGAGCATCGAGGCCATGCGCGTGGCGTCGAAATCTTCGGGGACGCCCAGGCGCACCGGCACCAAGCTGGCCTCGGTGTTCAGGGCATCACGGGCTTCCTGGGACAGGTTCAACAGCCGTCGGGCGTAATGGGTCAGCAGCTCACCCTGTTCGGTGGGGCTGACTTGCTGACCGGAACGATCCCGTATCAGCAGCACCTGCCCCACGCTCTCTTCGAGCTTGCGAATCTGTTGGCTCACGGTGGATTGGGTGCGATGAACCCGCTCGGCGGCGCGCGTGAAGCTGCCTTCGTCCACTACGCAGACCAGGGTTTGCAAGAGTTCGAGATCAAACATGACAGCGACCTTCATATCGACAATTCAAATGTCATGCAGAGACTAATTTAATTTCCAACTGACCACCAGGTTTCCTAAGCTCTGACACTCGTTCACTCTTTGTTGGAGGCGCCCCATGCCGCTCGAACAATCCCCTCGTCCGCTGTGGCTGACTTTTGATTGCTACGGCACCCTCATTCAATGGGATGAAGGCCTGCGTGCCGCCGTCGACCGGATCCTTGAGGAAAAAGGCGAACATCAGGTCGACCGCGAAACCTTGATCGGCGTGTATGATCACCATGAGCACGCCCTTGAACAAACCCCACCGCACCGCAGCTTTCGCACCCTGGCGGGATTGGGTTTGCAACTCGCGTTGAAGGAACTGGGCTTACCCGCCAATGAGCACGATGGTGCGATTCTGACCGACAGCATCAGCGCCATGCCACCGTTCCCCGAAGTAGTCAGCACGCTCAAGCAATTGAAGGACCTGGACTACAAACTGTGCATCGTCTCCAACACCGACGATGACGTGATCGCAGGCAACGTGGCGCAATTGGGTGGCTACATCGACCGGGTGATCACCGCCCAGCAGGCTGGCGCCTACAAGCCCAATCGTCGCCTGTTCGACTATGCCCACGAACAGCTGGGCGTGAGCCTCGATGAGGTGGTGCACATCTGTGCCAGCCCGCACCTGGACCATGCCGCCGCGCGGGATATTGGTTTTCGCTGCGTATGGATCGACCGGGGTACTGGTCGCCGATTACTCGCCGACTACACTCCCGACGCCATCCTGCCAACCCTCAATGGCGTGCCTGGACTGTTCAAGTCCCTGGGCTGGTGAACCATGGCCCATACCTTCACGCCCTCCTCGCTCAGCCCGCGCGCGGGGCGTTTCGACCTCGACAGCCTTGCCGCCATCGAAGCCCGCGTAGAACTCGCCGCTTGCCTGCAGCTGGCGGCGCTGCATGGCATGGAAGAAGGCATCTGCAATCACTTTTCGGCGACGGTGCCGGGGCATGACAACGTGTTTTTCGTCAATCCGTTCGGCTACGCCTTCGAGGAGATCACCGCCTCCGATCTGTTGGTGTGTGATTTTCACGGCAACGTGATCGACGGCGACGGCACGCCCGAAGCCACGGCGTTCTACATCCACGCCCAGCTGCATCAACAGCAGCCGCGCATCAAGGCGGCGTTCCATACCCATATGCCCAACGCGACGGCGCTGTGCCTGCTGCAAGGCCCGCCGTTGTTGTGGCTGGGGCAGACCGCGTTGAAGTTCTATGGGCGCACGGCCGTGGATGAGGATTACAACGGCCTGGCGCTGGATAACCGTGAAGGTCAGCGTATCGCCGCAACGTTGGGCGATGCCGACATTTTATTCCTGAAGAATCACGGTGTGATGGTGGCCGCACCGAACATCGCCGAGGCCTGGGATGATTTGTATTACCTGGAGCGTGCGGCGCAGGTACAGTTGAAAGCCATGGCCAGCGGGCAGCCACTCAAGCCGATTGACCCCGCAGTGGCGCAGTCGGCGTATGAGCAGATGCGTGAAGGCGACCCGGCGAGTGCGCGGGCGCATCTGGACAGTGCGATGCGGCGGTTGAAGCGGTTGGGGTCACACTTCGACCAATGATCCACCCACCAGTTTAAACCTGGCTCAAGACACAAGCGGGCTTGCTCGCGAATGCGCAGTGTCAGTCGATGCATGCTTCACTGATACACCGCCTTCGCGAGTAAGCCCGCTCCCACATTTGGAATCGTGTCTACCTGGTTACTGCGCGTTGGCCTTGGCCGCATCATTGATGATCGCCACCACCCGCGCGGGGTTCGACACCATCACCACGTGAGACGCGCCCTTCACATCCACGGTTTCCTTGGAGCCCGCACGGTCGGCCATGAATTTAAGCGCGGCCTCGGGAATATTTTTGTCCGCTGAGCCGTATATGAAGTAGGACGGTACGGTTTTCCAGGCGGGGTCACCCGACGGCTCCTTCAGCGCGGCTTCGGTGATCGGGCGTTGTCCGGCGGCCATCAACTGGGCTTCCTTGGACGATACGTCGGCGGCGAACTGGCTGTTGAACTTGTCTTGCTGGATGTACAGGTCGGTCACGCCGTCCTTGGAGATCACAGGTTTGTCCAGGGTCGGGCCCAAGGTGCCGCCTGGGTAACGGCCGGACAGCTCAAAGGCGGTCTCGCCTTTTTCCGGGGCGAACGCGGCGACGTAAACCAGCGCCTTGACCTTGTTGCTGCCATGCACGGCGTTGGAGATCACCGAGCCGCCGTAGGAGTGCCCCACCAGAATCACCGGGCCTTGGGTGTGTTCGACGATGTCGGCGACGTAGTCCGAGTCGGTCTTGACACTGCGCAGCGGGTTGGCCACGGCGACTACCGGATAGCCTTCGGCCTTGAGGCCGGCGATCACGCCGTTCCAGCTGGAGGCGTCGGCGAATGCGCCGTGCACCAGTACCACGGTGGCTTTCTGCGGGGCGGCGAAACTGGCAGTAGCGACACCAAAGGCCAATGCACCGGTGATGAGGGCAGCGGCGACGCGGGAGAACTTGAAGGTTTTCATGGACGTTTGCTCCGTTGGGGTTAGCGCTCAAGGCGTTGAACGTGAGGTCATGATGCCAAAGCGCATTTTACATATGGAGGCTAATAGTCGAATATATGGTGCAGATCGTCTAAAACTATTGATTTGATATCAGGTGATGCATGGATCGTTTGTCCACACTGTTGGTGCATTTCGGCATCGGTGCCGATACCTTTCACAGCGGGCCCTTGCACGGCGCCCTCGATACTCACGAGCTGCAGCAACGCGGCCGGGTCTACCTGCTCAAGGAAGGCCAAGCCAGCCTGGAAATGCCCGACGGTACCCTGCGCGTCCCCGAGCCCAGCCTGGTCTTGGTGCCGCGCCCCCTGCCCCATCGGCTGGTGGCGACAAAAGCGGACCGCGCCCAGGTGGTGGCGGCGTCGCTGCGCTTTGATGGGGGAATCGATAACCCGTTGTCCGTGGCGCTGACCGACACTATCGTGATGCCGCTCCAGCAAATCCCGATGATCGCCGGCACGCTGGATTGGTTGTTCGACGAAGCCTTTGCCGAACACTGCGGGCGCGAGGCAGTAATGAACCGGCTGTTCGAGTTGATGGTGATTCAATTCCTGCGCCACATGATGGCCTATCACAGCATGACCACCGGCATGATGTCGGGCCTGGCGGATCTGCGCCTGGCGCGGGCTATGACCCTGTTGCACAACAATCCTGAACGCCCTTGGACGGTGCAGGAAATGGCGGTGGAGTCGAACATGTCCCGCGCCAGTTTTGCCGCGCACTTCCATAAAGTGGTCGGCCAGACACCGGCTGACTATGTGCTGAGCTGGCGCGTGAGCCTGGCGCAGAAACGCCTGCGTGAAGGTCGCCCCATCGCGTTGATTGCCGATGAAGTCGGCTACGAAAGCCCCTCGGCGCTGGCCCGTGCGTTTCGGCGCAAGATCGGCACCAGCCCGCGTGAGTGGCTGCAGTTGCAGGTGCCGCTACGGGTCGAGCACGCCGCCGCTGTAGCTGTCGGATAGGCGCGTACCGGTGAACTTGGCGACCACCGAGCCCTGCGCCACCAGGCGCTCACGGTGGCCGGTGACCATGCGCCCGGTCTGGGCGGCGTGCAGGGGCACTTCGGAGTTTGGGTCACCGGGGCGGCCGATGATGCGCGCGAAACGCTGGCCTTCCTCCACATAGTCGCCCAGGTTCTTCTCAAACACCAATACCCCGGCGCAGGGTGCGAGGATGGTTTCCATGCAGCCCATGTCGACCACATCGCCTTGCCATTGGGCAATGTCGGCCACCTCGTCGATTACGCCGTTGATGCACAACCAGGCCCACAGCCCATCGCCATCCTGTTGCGCCAGGACATCGCTGACATCTGCTTGCCCACGCAACTCAATGGTTACCGCCAGTCGCGGCGAAGCGTGGTTGATGATGGTTTCTTCAAAGGAGCCATCGCCGCCTTCATCCCAGACGATCACCACGTCCACCTGCAAGGCCGCCGCCAGCGCGAGGCCTGGTTCAGGCCAGAAACGGCGGTGGATGTAGAGATAAGGCAACGCCTCGTCATCGGTGTGCAGGTCCAGCACCAGATCGGCATCGGCAGCCAACTGCACCAGGCGTTTCTGCCATTGCGCCAGGTTGCTCGCCGGACGCCCCATGGCCAGGGAATGATCGAAGGCACGGTTGAAGTTTTGCCCGGTGGTTTCATGAA
This window harbors:
- a CDS encoding alpha/beta fold hydrolase: MKTFKFSRVAAALITGALAFGVATASFAAPQKATVVLVHGAFADASSWNGVIAGLKAEGYPVVAVANPLRSVKTDSDYVADIVEHTQGPVILVGHSYGGSVISNAVHGSNKVKALVYVAAFAPEKGETAFELSGRYPGGTLGPTLDKPVISKDGVTDLYIQQDKFNSQFAADVSSKEAQLMAAGQRPITEAALKEPSGDPAWKTVPSYFIYGSADKNIPEAALKFMADRAGSKETVDVKGASHVVMVSNPARVVAIINDAAKANAQ
- a CDS encoding succinylglutamate desuccinylase/aspartoacylase domain-containing protein, producing MAKDLSWQVTGDAGNVLHIGAWRFDGDGSGPKVHLQAGVHADEIAGMLVLHQLLPRLQACQDQGRLKGSVTVVPQANPFGIGQFRQGKLLGRFHETTGQNFNRAFDHSLAMGRPASNLAQWQKRLVQLAADADLVLDLHTDDEALPYLYIHRRFWPEPGLALAAALQVDVVIVWDEGGDGSFEETIINHASPRLAVTIELRGQADVSDVLAQQDGDGLWAWLCINGVIDEVADIAQWQGDVVDMGCMETILAPCAGVLVFEKNLGDYVEEGQRFARIIGRPGDPNSEVPLHAAQTGRMVTGHRERLVAQGSVVAKFTGTRLSDSYSGGVLDP
- a CDS encoding haloacid dehalogenase type II; this encodes MPLEQSPRPLWLTFDCYGTLIQWDEGLRAAVDRILEEKGEHQVDRETLIGVYDHHEHALEQTPPHRSFRTLAGLGLQLALKELGLPANEHDGAILTDSISAMPPFPEVVSTLKQLKDLDYKLCIVSNTDDDVIAGNVAQLGGYIDRVITAQQAGAYKPNRRLFDYAHEQLGVSLDEVVHICASPHLDHAAARDIGFRCVWIDRGTGRRLLADYTPDAILPTLNGVPGLFKSLGW
- a CDS encoding AraC family transcriptional regulator, with translation MDRLSTLLVHFGIGADTFHSGPLHGALDTHELQQRGRVYLLKEGQASLEMPDGTLRVPEPSLVLVPRPLPHRLVATKADRAQVVAASLRFDGGIDNPLSVALTDTIVMPLQQIPMIAGTLDWLFDEAFAEHCGREAVMNRLFELMVIQFLRHMMAYHSMTTGMMSGLADLRLARAMTLLHNNPERPWTVQEMAVESNMSRASFAAHFHKVVGQTPADYVLSWRVSLAQKRLREGRPIALIADEVGYESPSALARAFRRKIGTSPREWLQLQVPLRVEHAAAVAVG
- a CDS encoding aldolase: MAHTFTPSSLSPRAGRFDLDSLAAIEARVELAACLQLAALHGMEEGICNHFSATVPGHDNVFFVNPFGYAFEEITASDLLVCDFHGNVIDGDGTPEATAFYIHAQLHQQQPRIKAAFHTHMPNATALCLLQGPPLLWLGQTALKFYGRTAVDEDYNGLALDNREGQRIAATLGDADILFLKNHGVMVAAPNIAEAWDDLYYLERAAQVQLKAMASGQPLKPIDPAVAQSAYEQMREGDPASARAHLDSAMRRLKRLGSHFDQ